The nucleotide window ACATCGGCGTGACCGGCTGGCGAGATTCCGGAAATACCTGGACCCGTGCCGCGTTGCGCCGGGAAGGCGTCGGCGTCGAGGATGCCATGTGGTATGCCGGGCGCCTGACCGAGGCCCATCCGATCGTCGACCGGCTCGACGGTTTTGGACGGCCTGGCCGCATCGAACCTGCTCCCGGCGAGCGTCCGATGGTCGATCTTTTGCTGGATGGCGGGCTCGACGCCGTGTTTACGCCTTTCATGCCGAAAGGTTTCTTCGACCAAGAATCGCCGCTCCGCCAGGTGCTGGATGATTTCCGCGCCGCCGAAGTCGCTTACCTCAATGAGGTTGGCTATGTCCCAGGCATGCATCTGATCGGCTTCAAGGCTGATATCGTCCAGGAGCACCCCTGGATCATGGATGAACTCAGCGAATTGATCGACGAGTCCCAGCGTCTGTGGCTGGAAAAGCGTGAGAAATACGCCGACACCACGCCCTGGATGATCGACGAACTGCGCCGCTGCGCGGCGGATCTGCCGCCGACCTGGAGGGCCAGCGGGCTTGCCGAGAACGAG belongs to Rhizobium indicum and includes:
- a CDS encoding nitrate ABC transporter substrate-binding protein, which produces MPVTLRIALRDWDYMTPLVLGDVISSRLDIKVDRVGTLVSSLADDAAHDAAEMSFSRYSQMRHDGDDRVLGMPNFIMRGFRHRCIITAKDSPIRKLSDLAGKNIGVTGWRDSGNTWTRAALRREGVGVEDAMWYAGRLTEAHPIVDRLDGFGRPGRIEPAPGERPMVDLLLDGGLDAVFTPFMPKGFFDQESPLRQVLDDFRAAEVAYLNEVGYVPGMHLIGFKADIVQEHPWIMDELSELIDESQRLWLEKREKYADTTPWMIDELRRCAADLPPTWRASGLAENEAMIADFAEELYEQKIMPRLLTPAELFPWHAKAQ